In a single window of the Tellurirhabdus bombi genome:
- a CDS encoding S8 family serine peptidase, producing MKKIIALFLGLTTGLSSTTLAQTKFWILLADKPLSAVPSLSPLSVVNRQNQGLSIDETDLPLNSSYLEQLSQQGIRPLFRSRWLNAVSAELTTTQMQQVRRLPFVKSLVPIDKNLVITSTEIPGSQVQMAPVMSQIQANVFTTSGLTAKNVTIGVIDAGFFGADSTSALKHIFKRNGIRDIRDYVNKLRPSNRFFSSLESMSDFHGTEVMAAIAGVDLTENIQYGLATDASFYLARTDHGGREFRGEEDNWISAMEWMDSLGVRIINTSLGYAKGFSDPKENYQPAQMDGHTSLISKAAQLAADKKGILVIVSAGNEGDDRAWRIISTPADAQGVLAVGATNARVWNRIGYSSIGPEFLPYLKPNVSCFSLYGTSLSAPVITGFAACLMQANPKLTNKELISIIEKSSHLYPYGNNFIGYGVPQASRALALARGQFVAPSAKSVTVTGKTYTLKLADYTEPSVSVFRKKDATRVLNQESVRVQNGKITLTRANHEKQTTVDLKREVIEVIWE from the coding sequence ATGAAAAAAATTATCGCCCTGTTTTTAGGGCTGACCACTGGACTTTCTTCCACGACGCTGGCCCAAACAAAATTCTGGATTTTATTGGCTGACAAACCCTTATCGGCGGTTCCTTCCCTTTCTCCCCTTTCCGTAGTTAATCGACAGAATCAGGGTTTATCCATTGACGAAACTGATCTTCCCCTTAATTCATCGTACCTCGAGCAGCTAAGCCAGCAGGGAATACGCCCTTTGTTTCGCTCCCGCTGGCTCAATGCCGTTTCGGCGGAGCTGACCACTACGCAAATGCAGCAGGTGCGTCGGTTGCCCTTTGTGAAAAGCCTCGTACCAATCGATAAAAATCTGGTCATCACCAGCACAGAAATTCCTGGTAGCCAAGTGCAGATGGCCCCCGTGATGTCGCAGATTCAGGCTAACGTATTCACTACATCCGGTCTTACGGCCAAAAACGTAACCATCGGCGTTATCGACGCCGGCTTTTTCGGAGCCGATTCCACCAGCGCCCTGAAGCACATTTTCAAACGCAACGGCATTCGCGACATTCGTGATTACGTCAATAAACTGCGTCCGTCCAACCGCTTTTTCAGCTCGCTGGAAAGCATGTCGGATTTTCACGGCACGGAAGTCATGGCCGCCATTGCGGGCGTTGATCTAACCGAAAACATTCAGTATGGGCTGGCTACCGACGCTTCCTTTTACCTGGCCCGCACGGACCACGGTGGCCGCGAGTTCCGGGGCGAAGAAGACAACTGGATTTCGGCGATGGAATGGATGGATAGCCTTGGCGTCCGAATCATCAACACCTCACTGGGCTACGCCAAAGGCTTCTCCGATCCAAAAGAAAACTACCAGCCCGCGCAGATGGACGGTCATACCAGCCTCATCAGCAAAGCGGCGCAACTGGCCGCCGACAAAAAAGGCATTCTGGTCATTGTGTCCGCCGGTAACGAAGGCGACGACCGGGCGTGGCGCATCATCTCCACGCCCGCCGACGCCCAAGGCGTTTTGGCCGTGGGGGCCACCAATGCCCGCGTCTGGAACCGCATTGGCTACAGCAGCATCGGCCCCGAATTTCTGCCTTACCTGAAGCCCAACGTTTCGTGTTTTTCGTTGTATGGTACGTCGTTATCCGCTCCCGTCATCACCGGTTTTGCGGCCTGTCTGATGCAAGCTAATCCGAAACTTACCAATAAAGAGCTGATTTCCATTATCGAAAAATCATCACACCTTTATCCTTACGGCAACAACTTTATCGGCTACGGCGTGCCGCAGGCTTCGCGAGCACTGGCTTTGGCGAGAGGACAGTTTGTTGCCCCGTCGGCTAAATCCGTGACCGTAACCGGCAAAACGTATACGCTCAAATTAGCCGACTATACCGAACCAAGCGTATCGGTTTTCCGCAAAAAAGACGCCACCCGCGTTCTGAATCAGGAATCGGTTCGGGTTCAGAATGGGAAAATCACGCTAACCCGCGCCAACCACGAGAAACAAACAACGGTCG